A window of Streptomyces sp. DG1A-41 contains these coding sequences:
- a CDS encoding DUF1003 domain-containing protein, giving the protein MVPDRETLRERTLSGATAATRPRTARLDQPGVPRRRILPEYDPEAFGRFSERIARFLGTGRFLVWMTAAIILWVAWNTLAPRDLRFDEYPFIFLTLMLSLQASYAAPLILLAQNRQDDRDRVNLEQDRKQNERSIADTEYLTREVAALRIGLGEVATRDWIRSELQDVVKELEERHNGHRHGSVVFPAERPPGRDADDR; this is encoded by the coding sequence ATGGTTCCTGATCGCGAGACCCTGCGCGAGCGCACACTGTCCGGCGCCACGGCCGCCACCCGGCCGCGCACCGCCCGCCTCGACCAGCCGGGGGTGCCCAGGCGCCGGATCCTGCCCGAGTACGACCCTGAGGCCTTCGGTCGGTTCTCGGAACGCATCGCGCGCTTCCTCGGCACCGGACGGTTCCTGGTCTGGATGACGGCCGCCATCATCCTGTGGGTGGCGTGGAACACCCTCGCCCCTCGCGACCTGCGCTTCGACGAGTACCCGTTCATCTTCCTGACCCTGATGCTGTCGCTCCAGGCCTCCTACGCCGCCCCGCTGATCCTGCTCGCGCAGAACCGGCAGGACGACCGCGACCGGGTCAATCTGGAGCAGGACCGCAAGCAGAACGAGCGGTCGATCGCGGACACCGAGTACCTGACCCGCGAGGTCGCGGCCCTGCGCATCGGCCTCGGCGAGGTCGCCACCCGCGACTGGATCCGCTCGGAGCTCCAGGACGTGGTCAAGGAACTGGAGGAACGCCACAACGGCCACCGTCACGGCTCGGTCGTGTTCCCGGCGGAACGGCCACCGGGACGTGACGCAGACGACCGCTGA
- a CDS encoding Mrp/NBP35 family ATP-binding protein, producing MATEDAVREALATVNDPEIHKPITELGMVKSVEIGADGAVAVTVYLTVSGCPMRDTITQRVTEAVSRVEGVTRVDVTLDVMSDEQRRELASALRGGQTEREVPFAKPGSLTRVYAVASGKGGVGKSSVTVNLAAALAADGLKVGVVDADIYGHSVPRMLGADGRPTQVENMIMPPSAHGVKVISIGMFTPGNAPVVWRGPMLHRALQQFLADVYWGDLDVLLLDLPPGTGDIAISVAQLVPNAEILVVTTPQQAAAEVAERAGSIAVQTHQKIVGVVENMSGLPCPHCGEMVDVFGTGGGQVVADGLTRTTGTNVPVLGNIPIDVRLREGGDDGKPVVLTDPDSPAGSALRAIAGKLGGRQRGLSGLSLGITPRNKF from the coding sequence ATGGCTACGGAAGACGCGGTGCGCGAGGCACTGGCGACGGTGAACGACCCCGAGATCCACAAGCCCATCACCGAACTCGGGATGGTCAAATCCGTGGAGATCGGCGCGGACGGGGCGGTCGCGGTCACCGTGTACCTGACGGTCTCGGGCTGCCCGATGCGGGACACGATCACGCAGCGCGTGACCGAGGCGGTGTCCCGGGTCGAGGGCGTCACCCGCGTCGACGTCACACTGGACGTGATGAGCGACGAGCAGCGCCGCGAGCTGGCCTCCGCCCTGCGCGGCGGCCAGACCGAGCGCGAGGTCCCCTTCGCCAAGCCGGGCAGCCTGACCCGCGTCTACGCGGTCGCCTCCGGCAAGGGCGGCGTGGGCAAGTCCTCGGTGACGGTGAACCTGGCGGCGGCGCTGGCGGCCGACGGCCTGAAGGTCGGTGTCGTCGACGCCGACATCTACGGCCACAGCGTGCCGCGCATGCTGGGTGCCGACGGCCGTCCGACCCAGGTCGAGAACATGATCATGCCGCCGTCGGCGCACGGCGTGAAGGTCATCTCCATCGGCATGTTCACCCCGGGCAACGCCCCGGTCGTCTGGCGCGGCCCGATGCTCCACCGCGCCCTCCAGCAGTTCCTCGCGGACGTGTACTGGGGCGACCTGGACGTGCTCCTGCTGGACCTGCCGCCCGGCACCGGCGACATCGCGATCTCCGTCGCCCAGCTGGTCCCGAACGCCGAGATCCTGGTCGTCACGACCCCGCAGCAGGCCGCTGCCGAGGTTGCCGAGCGCGCCGGCTCCATCGCCGTCCAGACCCACCAGAAGATCGTCGGCGTGGTCGAGAACATGTCCGGCCTGCCCTGCCCGCACTGTGGCGAGATGGTCGACGTCTTCGGCACGGGCGGCGGCCAGGTGGTCGCCGACGGCCTGACCCGCACGACCGGCACGAACGTCCCGGTCCTCGGCAACATCCCCATCGACGTCCGCCTCCGCGAGGGCGGCGACGACGGCAAGCCGGTGGTCCTGACGGACCCGGACTCCCCGGCGGGCTCGGCGCTGCGCGCGATCGCAGGCAAGCTGGGAGGCCGGCAGCGGGGCCTGTCGGGCCTGTCCCTCGGGATCACTCCGAGGAACAAGTTCTAG
- a CDS encoding CBS domain-containing protein yields the protein MAAGAPRIFVSHLSGVAVFDPAGDQVGRVRDLVVMLRMAQRPPRLLGLVVELATRRRIFLPMTRVTAIQSGQVITTGVLNVRRFEQRPTERLVFGELLDRRVTLTETGEEVTVLDLSVHQLPARREWEIDRVFVRKGRKASAFRRAKGEALTVEWSAVTGFTLEEQGQGAESLLATFEQLRPADLANVLHHLSPKRRAEVAAALDDDRLADVLEELPEDDQIEILGKLKEERAADVLEAMDPDDAADLLGELPTDDQERLLSLMQPGDAADMRRLMSYEDRTAGGLMTTEPIVLRPDATVADALARVRNPDLSPALAAQVYVCRPPDETPTGKYLGTVHFQRLLREPPPSLVSSIVDSDLQPLDPDADLPAIAGFFATYDMVAAPVVDKAGSLLGAVTVDDVLDHMLPEDWRETEFHLDEEEVATDGS from the coding sequence ATGGCAGCGGGCGCCCCCCGGATCTTCGTATCGCACCTCTCCGGTGTCGCCGTCTTCGACCCCGCCGGCGACCAGGTGGGGCGTGTCCGCGATCTCGTCGTCATGCTGCGGATGGCACAGCGACCGCCGAGGCTGCTCGGCCTCGTCGTCGAACTCGCCACCCGCCGCCGCATCTTCCTGCCGATGACCCGGGTGACCGCCATCCAGTCCGGGCAGGTCATCACCACCGGCGTGCTCAACGTCCGGCGCTTCGAGCAGCGGCCCACCGAGCGGCTGGTCTTCGGGGAGCTGCTGGACCGGCGCGTCACGCTCACCGAGACCGGCGAGGAGGTCACCGTCCTCGACCTGTCGGTGCATCAGCTGCCGGCCCGCCGCGAGTGGGAGATCGACCGGGTCTTCGTCCGCAAGGGCAGGAAGGCGAGCGCCTTCCGGCGCGCCAAGGGCGAGGCGCTGACCGTCGAGTGGAGTGCCGTCACCGGCTTCACGCTGGAGGAGCAGGGGCAGGGCGCGGAGAGCCTGCTCGCCACCTTCGAGCAGCTGCGCCCAGCCGACCTGGCCAACGTCCTGCACCACCTCTCCCCCAAGCGCCGCGCCGAGGTCGCCGCCGCCCTCGACGACGACCGGCTGGCCGACGTGCTGGAGGAGCTCCCGGAGGACGACCAGATCGAGATCCTCGGCAAGCTCAAGGAGGAGCGCGCCGCCGACGTCCTGGAGGCCATGGACCCGGACGACGCGGCCGACCTGCTGGGCGAGCTGCCCACGGACGATCAGGAGCGGCTGCTGAGCCTGATGCAGCCCGGCGACGCGGCGGACATGCGGCGCCTGATGTCGTACGAGGACCGCACGGCGGGCGGTCTGATGACCACCGAGCCGATCGTGCTGCGCCCGGACGCCACCGTCGCCGACGCCCTCGCCCGCGTCCGCAACCCCGACCTCTCCCCCGCCCTGGCCGCCCAGGTCTACGTCTGCCGGCCACCCGACGAGACACCGACCGGCAAATACCTCGGCACGGTCCACTTCCAGCGGCTGCTGCGCGAGCCACCGCCCTCACTGGTCAGCTCGATCGTGGACAGCGACCTGCAACCGCTCGACCCCGACGCGGACCTGCCCGCCATCGCCGGGTTCTTCGCCACGTACGACATGGTCGCGGCGCCCGTGGTCGACAAGGCCGGCTCGCTGCTGGGCGCGGTGACCGTGGACGACGTACTCGACCACATGCTCCCGGAGGACTGGCGGGAGACGGAGTTCCACCTGGACGAGGAGGAGGTGGCGACCGATGGTTCCTGA